A region of Streptomyces sp. WMMC500 DNA encodes the following proteins:
- a CDS encoding metal-sensitive transcriptional regulator: MTDTTATTAAVETAPGSGPHGYSKDKEAHLKRLRRIEGQVRGLQRMVEEDVYCIDILTQVSASTKALQSFALQLLEEHLRHCVADAAARGGDEIDAKVEEATAAIARMLRA; the protein is encoded by the coding sequence GTGACCGACACCACGGCAACGACGGCCGCCGTCGAGACGGCGCCGGGCTCCGGCCCACACGGGTACAGCAAGGACAAAGAGGCCCACCTCAAACGACTCCGCCGGATCGAGGGCCAGGTCCGCGGCCTGCAGCGGATGGTCGAAGAGGACGTCTACTGCATCGACATACTCACGCAGGTCTCCGCGAGCACGAAGGCGCTGCAGTCCTTCGCGCTGCAACTGCTGGAAGAGCACCTGCGGCACTGCGTCGCCGACGCGGCCGCCCGGGGCGGCGACGAGATCGACGCGAAGGTCGAGGAGGCCACCGCGGCCATCGCCCGGATGCTGCGCGCGTAA
- a CDS encoding DUF47 family protein: MRFRLTPRETSFYDMFAASADNIVTGSKLLMELLGADSSARAEIAERMRAAEHAGDDATHAILHQLNASFITPFDREDIYRLASSLDDIMDFMEEAVDLVVLYQIEELPRGVEQQIEVLARAAELTAEAMPNLRTLNHLPEFWIEVNRLENQADQIHRKLLAHLFNGKYDAIEVLKLKQIVDVLEEAADAFEKVANTVETIAVKES; this comes from the coding sequence GTGCGATTTCGTCTGACCCCCAGGGAGACGAGCTTCTACGATATGTTCGCCGCCTCGGCTGACAACATCGTGACGGGCTCGAAGCTCCTGATGGAACTGCTCGGGGCGGATTCCTCCGCCCGGGCCGAGATCGCCGAGCGGATGCGCGCTGCGGAGCACGCCGGTGACGACGCCACCCACGCCATCCTGCACCAGCTCAACGCCTCGTTCATCACGCCCTTCGACCGGGAGGACATCTACCGGCTGGCCAGCTCCCTCGACGACATCATGGACTTCATGGAGGAGGCCGTCGACCTCGTCGTCCTCTACCAGATCGAGGAACTGCCGCGGGGCGTGGAGCAGCAGATCGAGGTGCTCGCGCGGGCCGCGGAACTGACCGCGGAGGCGATGCCCAACCTCCGTACGCTCAACCACCTGCCGGAGTTCTGGATCGAGGTCAACAGGCTGGAGAACCAGGCGGACCAGATCCACCGCAAACTCCTCGCCCACCTCTTCAACGGCAAGTACGACGCCATCGAGGTGCTCAAGCTCAAGCAGATCGTCGATGTCCTGGAAGAGGCCGCCGACGCCTTCGAGAAGGTCGCGAACACCGTGGAAACGATCGCGGTCAAGGAGTCCTGA